In Alistipes ihumii AP11, a genomic segment contains:
- a CDS encoding Ig-like domain-containing protein, producing MSSNEIRIHKTLARCGILAVVLLATLCRCARQAAPQGGPRDSLPPKVVTMTPAFGTTHFKDKRILIEFDEYVQLEDQQKEFFTSPFMEQKPVLSIRGRSVQIDLKEDLDSNRTYALDFGSSVVDNNEGNPYVGLRYVFSTGGEIDSLLMSGYTVDAQKGDTLGKVFLLFFDAKADSIPAYDSTIVNSKPLSVARSYPNGIFIAENLKPTDYRIYALEDNNNNMRYEPGVDRVAFLDTVFNPLREPAFDIWYDTSRRYMQADPQLMMRLFKEIPSKRQTYTGASRPQSNRVTLMFSAPFPQIDTLVFEGFDPSKILTEYVTPRRDTMTLWFDAIEEEMPDTLKGRLVYRKHDSTGVLQSAGQDLAIAWRRPAKKEKEKEKEKKDDALEPNPFKVKVAGGTTLNPEKNIVFDFDYPLTRVDSTAIDLQRLGEGESSEPVKVSFVQDTAKLRSWTLSAPWVAGEKYRLTIPAGTFANTNRESNDTLRSEFTIESPEKYGTLILNVKGKTPQSEYVIEVLRDGRVQKEIPHVRSGTHTIRYVDVGTIKLRFIEDLNGNGKWDTGSVFERRQPERVEYFVDKSGTEEIVTKENWDLEYDVDMNELFGPITMERMQEKIRRDEQARLREIAKKRAEQEKNGRHSSAAGGNRNNSNNYNGYGNTGGLGGTGGMIRR from the coding sequence ATGAGCTCGAACGAAATCAGAATCCATAAGACGCTCGCCCGATGCGGCATACTGGCCGTCGTGCTGCTGGCCACGCTGTGCCGTTGCGCGCGGCAGGCGGCGCCGCAGGGAGGCCCGCGCGACTCGCTGCCGCCGAAAGTAGTGACCATGACGCCGGCATTCGGAACGACTCATTTCAAGGACAAGCGGATTCTGATCGAGTTCGACGAATACGTCCAGCTGGAGGATCAGCAAAAGGAGTTTTTCACCTCGCCTTTCATGGAACAGAAGCCCGTGCTCTCGATTCGCGGGCGGAGCGTCCAGATCGATCTGAAGGAGGACCTCGACTCGAACCGCACCTACGCGCTCGATTTCGGCAGCAGCGTCGTCGACAACAACGAGGGCAACCCCTACGTCGGACTGCGCTACGTCTTCTCGACCGGCGGCGAGATCGACTCGCTGCTGATGTCGGGCTATACGGTCGACGCCCAGAAGGGCGACACGCTCGGGAAAGTCTTCCTGCTGTTTTTCGACGCGAAGGCCGACTCGATTCCCGCCTACGACTCGACGATAGTCAACAGCAAACCGTTGAGCGTGGCCCGATCCTATCCCAACGGCATTTTCATCGCCGAGAACCTGAAGCCGACGGACTACCGCATCTACGCGCTCGAAGACAACAACAATAACATGCGCTACGAGCCGGGCGTCGACCGCGTGGCTTTCCTCGACACGGTGTTCAATCCGCTGCGCGAGCCCGCGTTCGACATATGGTACGACACCTCGCGGCGCTACATGCAGGCCGACCCGCAACTGATGATGCGCCTGTTCAAGGAAATCCCGTCCAAGCGCCAGACATACACCGGAGCCAGCCGGCCGCAAAGCAACCGGGTGACGCTCATGTTCTCCGCCCCGTTCCCGCAGATCGACACGCTGGTTTTCGAAGGGTTCGATCCGTCGAAGATACTCACCGAGTACGTGACTCCCCGGCGCGATACGATGACGCTGTGGTTCGATGCGATCGAGGAGGAAATGCCCGATACGCTGAAGGGACGGCTCGTCTACCGCAAGCACGACAGCACCGGAGTGCTGCAATCCGCAGGACAGGATCTGGCGATCGCATGGCGGAGGCCTGCCAAAAAAGAAAAAGAAAAAGAGAAAGAGAAGAAAGATGACGCGCTCGAACCCAACCCGTTCAAGGTGAAGGTAGCCGGCGGCACGACGCTGAACCCGGAGAAGAACATCGTCTTCGACTTCGACTATCCGTTGACCCGGGTCGACAGCACAGCCATCGACCTGCAGCGTCTGGGCGAGGGAGAAAGCTCCGAGCCGGTGAAAGTCTCCTTCGTGCAGGACACCGCCAAACTGCGCTCGTGGACGCTCAGCGCGCCTTGGGTGGCGGGAGAGAAATACCGTCTGACGATTCCGGCCGGAACGTTCGCCAACACGAACCGCGAGAGCAACGACACGCTGCGTTCGGAGTTCACGATCGAGTCGCCCGAAAAGTACGGCACGCTGATCCTCAACGTGAAGGGCAAAACGCCGCAGAGCGAATACGTCATCGAGGTGCTGCGCGACGGCCGGGTGCAGAAGGAGATTCCCCACGTCCGCAGCGGGACCCACACGATCCGCTACGTGGACGTCGGAACGATCAAGCTCCGGTTCATCGAGGACCTGAACGGAAACGGGAAATGGGATACGGGTTCCGTATTCGAAAGGCGGCAGCCCGAGCGGGTCGAGTACTTCGTCGACAAGTCCGGCACCGAAGAGATCGTGACCAAGGAAAACTGGGATCTCGAGTACGACGTCGACATGAACGAGCTGTTCGGCCCGATCACGATGGAACGGATGCAGGAAAAGATACGCCGCGACGAACAGGCGCGGCTGCGCGAGATAGCCAAGAAACGGGCGGAGCAGGAGAAGAACGGCCGCCACTCCTCCGCCGCAGGCGGCAACAGAAATAACAGCAACAACTACAACGGCTACGGCAATACCGGAGGTCTCGGAGGCACGGGAGGAATGATCCGCCGATGA
- the folK gene encoding 2-amino-4-hydroxy-6-hydroxymethyldihydropteridine diphosphokinase: MARVVLITGANLGPVAENLAEAERLLAETVGRIVLRSSLRESEPWGFEADERFLNQVLAIETPLSPERVLDECQRIERMLGRVRTPDTGYRSRTMDIDMLFYEDRVIRSERLTIPHPLLERRDFVLAPLEEILPDLVHPVLGRTVRQLRRELSAGHAARTGTEKTARSEETAATNAGGSVRTACPGGSVKTIEKSLPLQAIGLKK; encoded by the coding sequence ATGGCGCGCGTGGTGCTGATAACGGGCGCGAACCTCGGTCCGGTCGCCGAGAATCTCGCCGAAGCGGAACGGCTGCTCGCCGAAACGGTGGGGCGGATCGTTCTCCGCTCGTCGCTCAGAGAGTCGGAACCATGGGGATTCGAAGCCGACGAACGATTCCTGAACCAGGTGCTCGCGATCGAAACCCCATTGTCGCCCGAGCGGGTACTCGACGAATGCCAGCGTATCGAGAGGATGCTGGGACGGGTGCGAACGCCGGATACGGGCTACCGCTCGCGGACGATGGACATCGACATGCTGTTCTACGAAGACCGGGTCATCCGCAGCGAGCGGCTCACGATTCCGCACCCGCTTCTCGAGCGGCGCGATTTCGTGCTCGCCCCGCTGGAGGAGATATTGCCCGATCTCGTACATCCCGTGCTGGGACGAACGGTCCGGCAGCTTCGCAGAGAGCTCTCGGCCGGACATGCGGCCCGGACCGGAACAGAGAAGACGGCACGTTCCGAAGAAACGGCGGCAACAAACGCGGGCGGAAGCGTCCGGACCGCATGCCCGGGAGGCTCCGTGAAAACTATCGAAAAATCGCTACCTTTGCAGGCAATTGGCTTGAAGAAATGA
- the holB gene encoding DNA polymerase III subunit delta', with amino-acid sequence MQFKDIIGQRPTIERLVRGIDTGRVSHAQLFSGQEGYGPLPLAIAYAQYIHCTNRREGDSCGECPSCRQIAQLAHPDLHFVFPVNTPKGRSGEKPLSDRFLPQWRKIVTDTGGYFDEQSWYSAIEIDNKQGNISTQEADEIIRKLSFKSFESEYKIVVVWLAERMNTQAANKLLKILEEPWDKTLFLLLSASPEQLLPTIVSRTQCVTVPSIDETSLTRYLTARKGMPEADAFRAARLSRGDLLEALRYLRHASENDELFDLFVKLMRLSYEDRHLELLEWAETVASMGREEQKRLIENSVRLLRDSYMLTAGMEPICYLFGREEQFCKKFAPYVNNRNIEPLVAEMERTMRQIAQNGNPRIVFPHFALTVSKLINRL; translated from the coding sequence TTGCAATTCAAAGACATCATAGGCCAAAGGCCGACCATCGAGCGGCTTGTCCGGGGCATCGACACCGGACGGGTCAGCCACGCGCAGCTCTTTTCCGGGCAGGAAGGATACGGACCGCTGCCGCTGGCGATCGCTTACGCTCAGTACATACATTGCACGAACCGTCGGGAAGGCGACTCGTGCGGCGAGTGCCCGTCGTGCCGGCAGATCGCGCAACTGGCGCATCCCGACCTGCACTTCGTTTTTCCGGTCAACACGCCCAAGGGACGCTCGGGCGAAAAGCCGCTGAGCGACCGTTTCCTGCCGCAATGGAGGAAAATCGTGACCGATACGGGCGGCTATTTCGACGAGCAGTCGTGGTACTCGGCCATCGAGATCGACAACAAGCAGGGCAATATCAGTACGCAGGAAGCCGACGAGATCATCCGCAAACTGTCGTTCAAATCGTTCGAGTCGGAATACAAGATCGTCGTCGTCTGGCTGGCCGAGCGAATGAACACGCAAGCGGCCAACAAGCTGCTCAAAATACTCGAGGAGCCGTGGGACAAGACGCTGTTCCTGCTGTTGAGCGCTTCGCCCGAACAACTGCTGCCGACGATCGTCTCGCGCACGCAGTGCGTAACGGTTCCGTCGATCGACGAAACCAGCCTGACGCGCTATCTGACGGCTCGCAAGGGAATGCCCGAGGCCGACGCTTTTCGCGCGGCCCGGCTGTCGCGGGGCGACTTGCTCGAAGCGCTGCGCTACCTGCGGCACGCGAGCGAAAACGACGAACTGTTCGACCTGTTCGTGAAACTGATGCGGCTGAGCTACGAGGACCGGCATTTGGAACTGCTCGAATGGGCCGAGACGGTCGCCTCGATGGGCCGTGAGGAACAGAAGCGACTGATCGAGAACTCGGTCCGCCTGCTGCGCGACAGCTACATGCTGACGGCCGGCATGGAGCCCATTTGCTATCTGTTCGGCCGCGAAGAACAGTTTTGCAAGAAATTTGCGCCTTACGTGAACAACCGCAACATCGAGCCGCTGGTGGCCGAAATGGAGCGGACGATGCGGCAGATCGCCCAGAACGGCAACCCGAGAATCGTTTTCCCTCACTTCGCGCTCACGGTGAGCAAACTGATAAACCGACTGTAA
- a CDS encoding MAC/perforin domain-containing protein, with product MPVITSGDPSVKAEPAGQHYLDVLDTLYYTPGTTRARLDISTDLYWDVTDMNYGLDWENLSVSIQNITGYGDKTIELILHGNPDSRNRLDSLLISGYETVDGADAVVSKKILVVRTKQALAPPADGLSWEHKEFNCLGYGYDVTQEYMSPEFELNQIVDVSEINRRYPDRIHVNNSPFAENKMIVGETGADYCKKITSSVRLGGLALFGGTLNNKFGSDYSYSAKYGFGSYDMNICLSRVEINFPPDSLKRYLSDAFRADVNNADPEYIIQKYGTHVLTNIYLGGRLQIMYRSFASSFKRTTIIEAGMGFSIQKIFSQNIGSTTEETLASQNKEQVIAYKTIGGDVTRSLFGKIDLGSSDPVTVDISNWQASCNLDNAVLTDVYPGSLVPIYEVVENPKRRADLKIAVERYLNDHAFRSLGYKTPVYRYHSGDNRHFLTPDETEIVNGTYDYWLESPPVRFYIYSSTAQPSGTVPLYRYLSTETYTPRYFYTVDKDELSYGQYGFYMDKMIGYVFSPDNVPSDPKAVPLYKCATWSGDVARRYFYTTDSDEIASARRNGFYEEGIACYVFPRGE from the coding sequence GTGCCTGTAATAACATCGGGCGATCCATCGGTTAAAGCGGAGCCAGCCGGTCAGCATTATCTGGACGTTCTTGATACGTTGTACTATACTCCCGGAACAACTCGGGCCAGGTTGGATATTTCAACGGACTTGTATTGGGATGTCACCGATATGAACTATGGATTGGATTGGGAAAATCTGAGCGTAAGTATTCAGAACATTACCGGGTACGGTGATAAGACGATCGAACTGATCTTGCACGGGAACCCGGATTCCCGAAACCGATTGGATTCTCTTTTGATATCAGGCTACGAGACCGTAGACGGAGCCGACGCCGTCGTTTCGAAGAAAATCCTCGTCGTTCGGACGAAACAGGCCTTGGCCCCACCGGCTGACGGGTTGTCATGGGAGCATAAGGAGTTTAATTGTTTGGGATACGGTTACGATGTCACTCAGGAATACATGTCTCCGGAATTCGAATTGAATCAGATTGTGGACGTCTCCGAGATAAATCGTCGCTATCCTGACAGAATTCATGTCAATAATTCTCCTTTTGCGGAAAACAAAATGATTGTCGGCGAGACCGGTGCCGATTATTGCAAAAAGATTACCTCGTCCGTTCGCCTTGGAGGATTGGCTCTATTCGGTGGAACGCTGAACAATAAGTTCGGTTCCGATTATTCCTATTCGGCCAAATACGGATTCGGAAGCTATGACATGAATATATGTCTGAGTCGGGTCGAGATCAATTTTCCACCCGATTCACTGAAAAGATATTTGTCCGATGCTTTCAGAGCCGATGTCAACAACGCCGATCCGGAATATATCATACAAAAGTACGGTACCCATGTTCTTACGAATATTTATCTGGGAGGGAGGCTGCAAATCATGTATCGCTCTTTTGCCAGCTCTTTTAAGAGAACAACCATCATTGAGGCCGGTATGGGATTCAGTATTCAGAAAATCTTCAGTCAAAATATCGGATCGACCACGGAAGAGACCCTTGCAAGTCAAAATAAAGAACAAGTCATTGCATATAAGACGATCGGGGGCGATGTAACACGATCTTTGTTCGGCAAAATCGATTTGGGATCGTCAGATCCGGTGACAGTGGACATAAGTAATTGGCAAGCGAGCTGTAATTTAGATAATGCGGTATTGACCGATGTTTACCCGGGTTCGTTGGTGCCTATCTATGAGGTTGTTGAAAATCCCAAACGCCGGGCTGATTTGAAAATAGCTGTTGAGCGATACTTGAACGATCACGCTTTCCGAAGCCTCGGATACAAAACACCTGTCTACAGATATCATTCGGGCGACAATAGGCATTTTCTCACTCCGGACGAAACGGAGATTGTAAACGGCACTTACGATTATTGGCTGGAGAGTCCCCCCGTCCGATTTTATATCTATTCTTCGACAGCTCAACCGTCCGGGACGGTTCCCTTGTACCGGTATTTATCCACCGAGACCTATACTCCGCGATATTTCTATACGGTGGATAAGGACGAATTATCGTATGGACAGTACGGTTTTTATATGGATAAGATGATCGGATACGTTTTCAGTCCCGATAACGTTCCATCCGATCCCAAGGCAGTTCCTCTTTACAAATGCGCTACATGGAGCGGAGATGTTGCCAGACGCTACTTCTATACGACCGATAGCGACGAAATCGCTTCGGCTCGCCGGAACGGATTTTATGAGGAAGGGATTGCCTGCTACGTTTTTCCGAGAGGCGAATAG
- the dut gene encoding dUTP diphosphatase, with product MKIKVINRSAYALPQYETAGAAGMDVRADIRESIVLGPLERTLVPTGLYVEIPDGYEIQVRPRSGLAARHGISLVNSPGTIDPDYRGEIKAILVNLSDEPFEIKPGERIAQLVVARFERAEWESVETLGETARGEGGMGSTGRG from the coding sequence ATGAAAATCAAAGTCATCAATCGCTCGGCATACGCCTTGCCGCAGTATGAAACCGCCGGAGCCGCCGGCATGGACGTGCGGGCCGACATCCGCGAAAGCATCGTGCTGGGCCCGCTGGAACGGACGCTGGTACCGACCGGACTTTACGTCGAGATTCCGGACGGATACGAGATTCAGGTACGCCCGCGCAGCGGTCTGGCCGCCCGACACGGCATCTCGCTCGTGAACTCTCCGGGCACGATCGATCCCGACTACCGGGGCGAGATCAAGGCGATTCTGGTCAATCTGTCCGACGAACCGTTCGAGATCAAGCCCGGCGAACGGATCGCCCAACTGGTCGTCGCCCGCTTCGAGCGCGCCGAATGGGAAAGCGTCGAGACGCTCGGCGAAACGGCCCGAGGCGAGGGCGGCATGGGATCGACCGGACGAGGGTGA
- a CDS encoding lipopolysaccharide biosynthesis protein — protein MLKQLAGQTAIYGVGTIVPRFLNYLLFPYLTRLMTTGEYGVVTDLYALIPFALVVLTMGLETGYFRFAGKAATERERKEVFETTWGAVSLFALLFFAAALLFTPALARIMDYAEHPSYIRLTAAIIALDAATAIPFARLRQQGRAKRFVALRLLSVAVNLALTVFFYSALPALASRGADAGMYDPAFGAGYVLVANLLGSAVVWIGLYPSCRGARPRIRPKLLRAVMLYSLPLLISGIAGTANEFIDRQMIKYLLPPESSMDALGIYGAVAKLGVVLMLFTQMYRYAAEPYFLSAFRQEDFRRSNAEALKYFIIVSVGIFLTIMLFVDLFGLLMGRDFRQGIRVLPIILLANMFSGIWLNLSFWYKQSGQTQYAIWITGTGLVFTVGLNLALTPALGYPGAALARLGCETAMVAVSYYLNRKHCPTPYDLPRIGSYFLAGGAIYALSLLTVRLSPAAHYAANLLLLAAFGWLAVHRERIDLKGLLRSIVKR, from the coding sequence ATGCTGAAGCAACTGGCCGGGCAGACCGCGATCTACGGCGTCGGAACGATCGTGCCCCGGTTTCTGAACTACCTGCTCTTTCCCTACCTGACCCGCCTGATGACGACCGGGGAGTACGGCGTGGTGACCGACCTCTACGCGCTGATCCCGTTCGCGCTGGTCGTGCTGACCATGGGACTCGAGACGGGCTACTTCCGCTTCGCCGGAAAAGCCGCCACCGAGCGGGAACGCAAGGAAGTGTTCGAGACGACATGGGGCGCCGTCTCGCTGTTCGCGCTGCTGTTTTTCGCCGCAGCCCTGCTTTTTACCCCTGCGCTGGCCCGGATCATGGACTATGCAGAGCATCCGTCGTACATCCGGCTGACGGCGGCCATCATCGCGCTCGACGCCGCGACGGCCATCCCGTTCGCCCGACTGCGGCAGCAAGGACGCGCGAAACGTTTCGTCGCGCTGAGACTGCTGTCGGTCGCCGTCAATCTGGCGCTTACCGTCTTTTTCTATTCGGCGCTCCCCGCTCTGGCAAGCCGAGGAGCGGACGCAGGTATGTACGACCCGGCATTCGGCGCAGGTTACGTACTGGTGGCCAACCTATTGGGCAGCGCGGTCGTATGGATCGGCCTGTATCCCAGCTGTCGCGGCGCACGGCCGCGCATACGGCCCAAGCTGTTGCGCGCGGTCATGCTCTATTCGCTGCCCCTGCTTATCAGCGGGATCGCCGGAACGGCCAACGAGTTCATCGACCGGCAGATGATCAAGTATCTGCTGCCGCCCGAGAGCTCGATGGATGCGCTCGGTATCTACGGAGCCGTCGCGAAGCTGGGCGTCGTGCTGATGCTGTTCACGCAGATGTACCGCTACGCGGCCGAGCCGTACTTCCTGTCGGCCTTCCGGCAGGAAGACTTCCGCCGGAGCAATGCCGAGGCGCTCAAGTACTTCATCATCGTGTCCGTCGGCATCTTCCTGACGATCATGCTGTTCGTGGATTTGTTCGGATTGCTGATGGGCCGCGATTTCCGGCAAGGCATCCGCGTGCTGCCGATCATTCTGCTCGCGAACATGTTCTCCGGCATCTGGCTGAACCTGTCGTTCTGGTACAAACAGAGCGGACAGACGCAATATGCGATCTGGATCACCGGCACGGGACTCGTGTTCACGGTCGGACTGAATCTGGCGCTGACCCCGGCGCTCGGCTATCCGGGCGCCGCTCTGGCCCGTCTGGGCTGCGAGACGGCCATGGTCGCCGTCAGCTACTATCTGAACCGGAAGCACTGCCCGACGCCCTACGACCTGCCCCGGATCGGATCGTACTTTCTGGCGGGCGGCGCGATCTACGCCCTGTCGCTGCTGACGGTCCGTCTGAGCCCTGCGGCGCACTACGCCGCCAACCTGCTGTTGCTCGCAGCCTTCGGGTGGCTTGCCGTACACCGCGAGCGGATCGACCTAAAAGGGTTGCTTCGCTCGATCGTCAAGCGTTAG
- a CDS encoding thioredoxin family protein, with amino-acid sequence MKKWMTAALLVLFAATAFAQKNQGTVFEKGTLKELLALADEQDKYLFVDVYATWCGPCQIMAKQIFPQQKVGEFFNKTFVNAKFDAEKGEGVDVAKRYSVKAYPTFLILDSDGEEVGRIVGGADADRFIEEVRKVLENIER; translated from the coding sequence ATGAAAAAATGGATGACGGCCGCGCTGCTCGTATTGTTCGCGGCAACCGCTTTCGCACAAAAGAACCAGGGAACCGTTTTCGAGAAAGGAACGCTCAAGGAGCTGCTCGCCCTCGCGGACGAGCAGGACAAGTATCTGTTCGTCGACGTATACGCGACATGGTGCGGGCCGTGCCAGATCATGGCCAAGCAGATATTTCCCCAGCAAAAGGTAGGCGAGTTTTTCAACAAGACGTTCGTCAACGCCAAGTTCGACGCCGAAAAGGGCGAGGGGGTCGACGTAGCGAAACGATACTCCGTCAAGGCCTATCCGACCTTTCTGATTCTGGATTCCGACGGAGAGGAAGTCGGACGGATCGTCGGCGGAGCCGATGCCGACCGCTTCATCGAGGAAGTACGGAAAGTACTCGAGAACATCGAGCGGTAA
- the rlmN gene encoding 23S rRNA (adenine(2503)-C(2))-methyltransferase RlmN — protein sequence MENSAIPTDKPWLFGLTLDELERIAAENGMPRFAARQIASWLYRKGADSIGGMTDLSLKNREKLAGKYELGTIPFADVQRSADGTKKYLFPTLQGRFIESAYIPDGDRATLCVSSQSGCRMGCRFCMTARQGFAHHLTAGEILNQIRSIPESDRLTNVVYMGMGEPLDNAEQVIRSIEALTSDWGYGWSPTRITVSTIGVIPAMRELLRRTRVHLAVSLHDPIPAERAAMMPAERRYPIEQVVAELRRNDFAHQRRISFEYIVFRGVNDTPAHVAALTRLLAGLRCRINLIRFHAIPDAPFEGADEPTMVRLRDELSRRGITTTIRASRGEDIQAACGLLSTLRQGNGSPAGRKESPEASGSEPHETSSDARCGTTIAPERTEPDNKKTIP from the coding sequence ATGGAAAATTCCGCCATACCGACCGACAAGCCGTGGCTGTTCGGCCTCACGCTCGACGAACTGGAGCGGATCGCCGCCGAGAACGGGATGCCCCGGTTCGCCGCGCGGCAGATCGCCTCGTGGCTTTATCGCAAGGGAGCCGATTCGATCGGCGGGATGACGGACCTCTCGCTGAAAAACAGGGAGAAGCTCGCCGGGAAATACGAGCTGGGCACGATCCCCTTCGCCGACGTGCAGCGATCGGCCGACGGCACGAAAAAATACCTTTTCCCGACTCTGCAGGGCCGCTTCATCGAGTCGGCCTACATCCCCGACGGCGACCGGGCGACGCTCTGCGTCTCGTCGCAGTCGGGTTGCCGGATGGGCTGCCGCTTTTGCATGACCGCGCGGCAGGGTTTCGCGCACCACCTGACCGCAGGGGAGATACTGAATCAGATCCGCTCGATTCCCGAAAGCGACCGGCTGACCAACGTCGTCTACATGGGCATGGGCGAGCCGCTCGATAACGCGGAGCAGGTCATCCGATCGATCGAGGCGCTGACCTCCGACTGGGGATACGGCTGGAGCCCGACGCGGATCACCGTGTCGACGATCGGCGTGATTCCCGCCATGCGGGAGCTGCTGCGACGGACCCGGGTGCATCTGGCCGTCAGCCTGCACGACCCGATCCCCGCCGAGCGCGCGGCCATGATGCCCGCCGAGCGCCGCTATCCGATCGAGCAGGTGGTCGCCGAGCTGCGGCGGAACGACTTCGCGCATCAGCGCCGAATCAGCTTCGAGTACATCGTCTTTCGCGGAGTCAACGATACGCCGGCGCACGTCGCCGCGCTGACGCGGCTGCTCGCAGGGCTCCGCTGCCGGATCAACCTGATCCGCTTCCACGCGATTCCCGACGCTCCGTTCGAGGGAGCCGACGAGCCGACGATGGTCCGTCTGCGCGATGAGTTGTCGCGGCGAGGCATCACGACGACGATCCGCGCCTCGCGGGGCGAGGACATTCAGGCGGCCTGCGGCCTGCTCTCCACCCTCCGGCAAGGGAACGGTTCTCCGGCCGGACGAAAGGAAAGCCCGGAAGCGAGCGGAAGCGAACCGCACGAAACATCGTCCGACGCTCGTTGTGGAACGACAATTGCACCCGAACGAACCGAACCCGATAATAAAAAAACGATACCATGA
- the hflX gene encoding GTPase HflX: MGETIDTAPEQRRAVLVAVVRERQDERQANEYLDELEFLAETAGIRSVKRFTQRLAAPSAKTFIGEGKLAEIAAFVEENEIRYVIFDDELSPSQLRNLDKVFKNKIYDRTSLILDIFVQRATTAYAKAQVELAQCQYLLPRLAGMWTHLERQRGGTGTRGGAGEREIETDRRVIRNRISRLKEQLSKIDRQMAVQRGNRGSLVRVALVGYTNVGKSTLMNLIAKSEVFAENKLFATLDTTVRKVVLENLPFLLSDTVGFIRKLPHQLVESFKSTLDEVREADLLLHVVDISHPSFEEQIAVVKQTLQEIGAGDKPVFLIFNKIDAYTYVRKDEDDLTPSTRENLSLDDLKKSWIARANTPCIFLSARKRTNIDKFRRDLYGMVREIHAGRYPFNNFLY, encoded by the coding sequence ATGGGAGAAACGATCGATACGGCGCCGGAGCAGCGTCGGGCCGTTCTGGTGGCCGTCGTCCGCGAGCGGCAGGACGAGCGCCAGGCGAACGAATACCTCGACGAACTGGAATTTCTGGCCGAGACGGCCGGCATACGTAGCGTCAAGCGGTTCACGCAGCGGTTGGCCGCCCCTTCGGCCAAGACTTTCATAGGCGAGGGCAAGCTCGCCGAGATCGCGGCCTTCGTCGAGGAGAACGAGATACGCTACGTGATTTTCGACGACGAGCTTTCGCCTTCGCAGCTTCGCAATCTGGACAAGGTGTTCAAGAACAAGATCTACGACCGCACGAGCCTGATTCTGGACATATTCGTCCAGCGGGCGACGACGGCTTATGCGAAGGCGCAGGTCGAGCTCGCGCAGTGCCAGTATCTGCTGCCCCGGCTCGCGGGCATGTGGACGCACCTCGAGCGGCAGCGGGGCGGCACGGGAACGCGCGGCGGGGCCGGCGAGCGCGAGATCGAGACCGACCGCCGCGTAATCCGCAACCGCATCAGCCGTCTCAAGGAGCAGTTGTCGAAGATCGACCGCCAGATGGCCGTTCAGCGCGGCAACCGCGGCTCGCTCGTGCGCGTCGCGCTGGTAGGCTATACGAATGTCGGCAAGTCGACGCTGATGAATCTCATAGCGAAAAGCGAGGTTTTCGCCGAGAACAAGCTCTTCGCGACGCTCGACACGACGGTCCGCAAGGTCGTTTTGGAGAATCTGCCCTTTCTGCTGTCGGACACCGTCGGCTTCATCCGCAAGCTGCCCCATCAGCTCGTCGAGTCGTTCAAGTCGACGCTCGACGAGGTGCGCGAGGCCGACTTGCTGCTGCATGTGGTCGACATTTCGCATCCGAGCTTCGAGGAGCAGATCGCCGTCGTGAAACAGACGCTGCAGGAGATAGGCGCCGGCGACAAGCCCGTATTTCTGATATTCAACAAGATCGACGCCTATACCTACGTCCGTAAGGACGAGGACGACCTGACGCCGTCCACGCGCGAGAACCTTTCGCTCGACGATCTGAAGAAAAGCTGGATCGCCCGGGCCAACACGCCCTGCATTTTCCTGTCGGCCCGCAAGCGGACGAATATCGACAAGTTCCGGCGCGATTTGTACGGCATGGTGCGCGAGATACACGCCGGGCGCTATCCGTTCAACAATTTCTTGTATTGA